From a single Xiphophorus maculatus strain JP 163 A chromosome 5, X_maculatus-5.0-male, whole genome shotgun sequence genomic region:
- the LOC102234145 gene encoding calpain-2 catalytic subunit-like, which yields MSGVASTLAKKRALAAGFGTNSNAIRYLNQNFEALRAQCLSSGKLFCDPTFPAEPESLGFNELGRSSSKTRGVTWKRPTELVSKPEFIVGGATRTDICQGALGDCWLLAAIASLTMNEFVMARVVPTDQGFGDNYAGIFHFQFWQFGEWVDVVIDDRLPVKDGKLLFVHSAEGREFWSALLEKAYAKANGCYEALSGGSTTEGFEDFTGGIAENYDLNRPPSNLFQIIKKALEAGALLGCSIDITSAADSEAVTRQKLVKGHAYSLTGAVEVNYRGHQEKLVRMRNPWGQVEWTGAWSDGSSEWSHVQGDCPHANSEDGEFWMSFSDFQRHYSRIEVCTLTPDTIEDDSVKHWSVSKFDGTWRRGSTAGGCRNHPYTFWTNPQFVIKLDEEDDDPDDGEVGCSFVVGLIQKNRRKLRQQGEDMHTIGFAIYEVPRQFHGQREVHLDKNFFLTHAQTARSETFINLREVSSRFKLPPGEYLVVPSTFDPHQNGDFCIRVFSEKQTETVPCDDPVSADLSDETVSDSEVDSGFRNLFTKLAGADMEISAYELQTIMNKIVAKRTDIKTDGFSLETCKVMVNLMDDSGNGKLGIGEFATLWKKVQKYLSIYKQNDSDNSGTMSTPEMRVAFKDAGFSLNNTIYQQLVARYSDPDMTIDFDNFVACLMRLEMMFRIFRKLDAHQSGSIELDLNQWLNFTMI from the exons ATGTCCGGAGTCGCCTCCACTCTGGCCAAGAAGCGGGCCCTGGCCGCGGGGTTCGGAACCAACTCCAACGCGATTCGGTACCTGAACCAGAACTTCGAGGCCCTGCGCGCGCAGTGCCTCTCCTCTGGGAAGCTCTTCTGCGACCCCACCTTCCCGGCCGAACCCGAATCTCTGGGCTTCAACGAACTGGGTCGGAGCTCCAGCAAGACCCGCGGAGTCACCTGGAAGAGGCCCACG GAGCTGGTCTCAAAGCCAGAATTCATCGTGGGCGGTGCCACCAGAACCGACATCTGTCAGGGAGCGCTGG GTGATTGCTGGCTGCTGGCTGCCATTGCCTCTCTGACCATGAACGAGTTTGTGATGGCGCGAGTCGTTCCCACAGACCAGGGGTTTGGAGACAACTATGCAGGAATCTTCCACTTCCAG TTTTGGCAGTTTGGGGAGTGGGTGGATGTGGTGATTGACGACAGGCTTCCGGTTAAAGACGGGAAGCTGCTGTTCGTCCACTCGGCGGAAGGTCGGGAGTTCTGGAGCGCCCTGTTGGAGAAGGCCTATGCCAA GGCGAATGGCTGCTACGAAGCCCTGTCTGGTGGCTCCACCACTGAGGGCTTCGAGGACTTCACCGGAGGCATCGCAGAGAACTATGACCTCAACCGGCCACCGTCCAACCTGTTCCAGATCATCAAGAAGGCGCTGGAGGCCGGCGCTCTGCTGGGCTGCTCCATCGAC ATCACAAGTGCTGCAGACTCGGAGGCGGTGACTAGACAGAAGCTGGTGAAAGGCCACGCCTACTCGTTGACGGGGGCCGTGGAG GTGAACTACCGCGGGCATCAGGAGAAGCTGGTTAGAATGAGGAACCCCTGGGGTCAGGTGGAGTGGACCGGAGCGTGGAGCGATGG GTCTTCTGAGTGGAGCCACGTCCAGGGGGACTGTCCTCACGCCAACTCAGAGGACGGAGAGTTCTG GATGTCGTTCAGTGACTTCCAGCGTCACTACTCCCGAATCGAGGTATGCACTCTGACTCCCGATACGATAGAGGACGACTCCGTCAAACACTGGAGTGTCAGCAAGTTCGACGGCACCTGGAGGAGAGGCTCCACGGCTGGAGGATGCCGGAACCACCCCT ACACTTTCTGGACGAACCCTCAGTTTGTGATCAAGCTggatgaggaagatgatgacCCTGATGACGGTGAGGTGGGCTGCAGCTTTGTGGTTGGTCTGATCCAGAAGAACCGCAGGAAGCTGCGCCAACAAGGCGAGGACATGCACACCATCGGCTTTGCCATCTACGAG GTTCCCCGGCAG TTCCACGGACAGAGGGAGGTCCACCTGGACAAGAACTTCTTCCTGACCCACGCTCAGACGGCGAGGTCAGAAACCTTCATCAACCTGCGGGAGGTGAGCTCCCGCTTCAAGCTGCCACCTGGAGAGTACCTGGTTGTCCCGTCCACCTTTGACCCGCACCAAAACGGAGACTTCTGCATCCGAGTGTTCTCTGAGAAGCAGACCGAGACCGT GCCCTGTGATGACCCGGTCAGCGCCGACCTCAGTGAC GAGACGGTGTCGGACAGTGAGGTGGACTCCGGGTTCAGGAACCTGTTCACTAAACTCGCGGGAGCC GACATGGAAATCTCCGCCTACGAGCTCCAGACCATCATGAACAAGATCGTAGCCAAAC gAACTGACATCAAAACAGACGGATTCAGCCTGGAGACCTGCAAGGTCATGGTCAACCTGATGGAC GACAGCGGGAACGGCAAGTTGGGCATCGGAGAGTTCGCCACGCTGTGGAAGAAGGTGCAGAAATACCTG TCGATCTACAAGCAGAACGACTCGGATAACTCTGGAACCATGAGCACTCCGGAGATGAGGGTGGCCTTTAAGGACGCAG GTTTCTCCCTCAACAACACCATCTACCAGCAGCTGGTGGCCCGGTACTCGGACCCGGACATGACCATCGACTTTGACAACTTCGTGGCGTGTCTGATGAGGCTGGAGATGATGTTCA GGATCTTCAGGAAGCTGGACGCCCACCAGAGCGGCTCCATCGAGCTCGACCTGAACCAG tggTTGAACTTCACCATGATCTGA